One Terriglobales bacterium genomic region harbors:
- a CDS encoding cytochrome b N-terminal domain-containing protein, whose amino-acid sequence MRLMRSLGRWFDARVQIAATIREVAEHPVPRNTASWFYVFGSAAMVVLLLQVVTGILLALVYVPSAGEAWTSLQTLNHGIALGWFLRALHGWGSNFMVAIVLIHMVQVFLFGAHKYPRELTWIVGVFLMLMTLGMAFTGQVLRFDQDAYWGLGIGASVASRAPWVGRSIVSLMLGGPIIAGTTLSRFFALHVFVIPGLLIAFAGLHVLMVLKLGINEWPMPGRIVRKSTYLTEYRELTHKDGVPFVPSAVWKDLFFSALILLSVAACALYFGPFGPSGPPDPRIIQTAPRPDFFFLWLYAVLSFLPPWMETPALLIGPVIAIGALLVLPFVFGEGEKSWKRRPIAVLIILLVSVALGTFTRLAQTAPWSPRMDAWSGIPIPSPFLEKRTSLQRQGALVFQLKQCHNCHSLGDSGGKRGPDLSAVAVRLTRDQLIRQVIQGGGNMPAYGKNLSAPETAALVAFLETLRPAGQPAAQDASRSTATNIRPNATVGATR is encoded by the coding sequence ATGCGCTTGATGCGATCACTGGGAAGGTGGTTCGATGCACGAGTCCAAATTGCTGCCACGATCCGCGAAGTCGCTGAGCACCCTGTGCCCCGCAATACGGCAAGTTGGTTCTACGTTTTCGGTAGCGCTGCCATGGTGGTTCTGCTGCTCCAGGTCGTAACAGGCATTCTGCTGGCGCTAGTGTATGTGCCTTCAGCAGGCGAGGCCTGGACAAGCCTGCAAACGCTTAATCATGGGATTGCCCTCGGTTGGTTCCTTCGAGCGCTCCATGGTTGGGGCTCAAATTTCATGGTCGCAATCGTCTTGATTCACATGGTGCAGGTTTTTCTCTTCGGCGCACACAAGTATCCACGAGAGCTGACTTGGATCGTGGGCGTCTTTCTGATGCTGATGACTCTGGGAATGGCGTTCACGGGCCAGGTGTTGCGCTTCGATCAAGACGCCTATTGGGGTTTGGGCATTGGGGCTTCAGTTGCAAGCAGGGCGCCTTGGGTCGGCCGCTCGATCGTGAGCCTGATGCTCGGAGGTCCCATCATCGCGGGAACAACGCTATCGCGATTCTTCGCATTGCACGTTTTCGTCATTCCAGGCCTGTTGATAGCCTTTGCCGGGTTGCACGTCCTGATGGTGTTGAAATTGGGAATCAACGAGTGGCCGATGCCTGGCCGTATTGTTCGCAAGAGCACCTATCTGACCGAGTATCGTGAACTTACTCACAAGGATGGTGTCCCCTTCGTACCCAGTGCGGTATGGAAAGATCTGTTTTTTTCAGCTCTGATTCTGCTTTCTGTTGCTGCGTGTGCGTTGTACTTTGGTCCCTTCGGTCCCTCTGGACCTCCCGATCCGAGAATCATTCAAACCGCTCCCCGGCCGGATTTTTTCTTCTTGTGGCTTTATGCCGTCCTTTCCTTTCTTCCCCCGTGGATGGAGACTCCCGCCCTTCTGATTGGACCTGTCATCGCCATTGGTGCCCTGCTGGTTCTTCCGTTCGTCTTCGGCGAGGGAGAGAAGAGCTGGAAGAGAAGACCAATTGCGGTTCTGATCATCCTGCTTGTTTCGGTTGCTCTTGGCACCTTTACTCGCTTGGCACAGACCGCACCGTGGAGTCCGCGTATGGACGCGTGGAGCGGAATCCCTATTCCTTCCCCATTCCTTGAGAAGCGCACTTCACTGCAGAGACAGGGAGCATTGGTTTTTCAGCTCAAGCAGTGCCACAACTGCCACTCACTTGGGGATAGCGGAGGAAAGAGGGGACCCGATCTAAGCGCCGTGGCAGTTCGCCTTACTCGCGACCAGCTGATTCGGCAAGTGATTCAAGGTGGTGGGAATATGCCTGCCTATGGCAAGAATCTCAGCGCGCCGGAAACTGCCGCACTGGTTGCGTTTCTTGAGACGCTTCGGCCTGCTGGTCAACCGGCGGCGCAAGATGCGTCACGCTCCACAGCGACCAACATACGGCCCAACGCTACTGTCGGAGCCACGCGCTGA
- a CDS encoding c-type cytochrome produces MRFLIGKGLALLVTLVGVSGCNAPAFPKRSIETAEIPDRIADFQVLYTRNCAGCHGQDGKGGAALAINDPTYLAIADDLVLHTAIEKGIRGTAMPAFGQSAGGMLTREQVEILVRGIRQHWARPDQLQGVTVPSRVASTTGDATRGLVTFRRYCSSCHGVDGAGGKSASSIVDPSFLSLINDQELRTLVLVGRPELGAPDWRGNVVGQPMSDQEISDVVAWLSSKRSSFTDESAGVSPNESGGEK; encoded by the coding sequence ATGAGATTTCTTATTGGGAAAGGATTGGCGTTGCTGGTAACTCTCGTTGGAGTTTCGGGCTGTAATGCTCCCGCGTTTCCCAAGCGGTCGATAGAGACAGCGGAGATTCCTGATCGAATTGCAGACTTTCAGGTTCTTTACACTCGGAATTGTGCCGGATGCCACGGACAGGATGGAAAAGGTGGCGCGGCATTGGCAATTAACGATCCTACCTACCTGGCGATTGCCGACGATCTTGTTCTTCATACCGCAATCGAAAAAGGAATTCGTGGGACTGCCATGCCGGCTTTCGGCCAAAGTGCTGGCGGGATGCTCACGCGTGAACAGGTTGAAATTCTCGTGCGCGGTATCCGACAGCATTGGGCACGTCCTGATCAGTTGCAAGGAGTTACTGTTCCAAGTCGGGTCGCATCTACGACGGGCGATGCTACGCGAGGCCTCGTTACCTTTCGGCGGTATTGTTCATCCTGTCACGGCGTGGATGGTGCAGGCGGAAAGTCAGCGAGTTCCATTGTAGATCCTTCTTTTCTTTCACTGATAAACGATCAGGAGCTTCGAACCTTGGTCTTAGTCGGCCGCCCCGAACTGGGCGCACCAGACTGGCGCGGCAATGTTGTAGGTCAGCCGATGAGTGACCAAGAAATCAGCGATGTGGTTGCCTGGCTCTCTTCTAAACGATCCTCATTTACCGATGAGTCGGCGGGAGTCAGTCCAAACGAAAGCGGTGGGGAGAAATGA
- a CDS encoding Rieske 2Fe-2S domain-containing protein, with protein MSTHNEVTRRKFLMKIGIVLNGAVATVLGAPIIKYLLSPVARSKKGDYAEWISLGELEQFPAGETRLATFRNPIVNSWDGATAEIPCWVRNLDDSKFQVFAINCAHLGCPVRWFPQSGLFMCPCHGGAYYQDGSRASGPPERGLFEYSYRVEDGKLFIQGRELPTPGVRASNLVKEIQPCA; from the coding sequence ATGAGCACTCATAACGAAGTGACGAGACGCAAGTTCTTGATGAAGATCGGGATTGTCCTGAACGGCGCGGTGGCGACGGTGTTGGGGGCACCTATCATCAAATATCTGCTTTCTCCGGTTGCCAGGAGTAAAAAGGGGGATTACGCGGAATGGATCTCGCTCGGTGAATTAGAGCAATTCCCGGCGGGGGAAACACGCCTTGCAACGTTTCGCAATCCGATTGTGAATTCCTGGGACGGCGCGACCGCGGAGATTCCGTGTTGGGTACGCAATCTTGATGATAGTAAGTTCCAAGTTTTTGCAATCAATTGCGCCCACCTTGGCTGCCCGGTCCGATGGTTCCCGCAATCGGGCCTCTTTATGTGCCCTTGTCACGGCGGAGCTTACTATCAGGACGGTTCCCGCGCCTCGGGCCCTCCCGAACGTGGGTTGTTCGAGTATTCCTATCGTGTCGAGGACGGAAAACTGTTCATCCAGGGCCGTGAACTTCCGACACCCGGCGTCCGGGCTTCCAACCTGGTAAAGGAGATTCAGCCATGCGCTTGA
- a CDS encoding heme-copper oxidase subunit III — protein MSNTTTETVDLVLSWRLPSRGRVGMICFIAAEAAVFTIFVVAYLFYAGKSISGPTPREVLHLPIFMSACLIVSSFTIHAAVKALAGARTVWFNVWWFATLILGLAFLAGTVHEWTILIRHEGLTISTNLFGTTYFSLVGLHAFHVTVGLLVIAVTACASLASAVSQTHAERLDILALYWHFVDGVWLVVFTVVYVLGV, from the coding sequence ATGAGTAATACCACCACAGAGACAGTTGACCTCGTTCTTTCCTGGAGACTCCCCTCCCGCGGTCGAGTGGGAATGATCTGCTTTATTGCTGCGGAAGCGGCCGTTTTCACGATTTTCGTGGTTGCGTATCTTTTTTACGCCGGTAAGAGCATTTCCGGACCAACTCCTCGAGAGGTTCTTCATCTCCCGATTTTCATGAGCGCCTGTCTGATCGTGAGTAGCTTCACAATCCACGCAGCCGTAAAGGCCTTGGCCGGCGCCCGGACCGTTTGGTTCAACGTCTGGTGGTTCGCCACGCTCATCCTTGGTCTGGCATTCCTCGCCGGCACTGTGCATGAATGGACGATTTTGATTCGGCACGAAGGTTTAACGATCAGCACAAATCTGTTTGGAACCACGTACTTCTCGCTGGTCGGGCTTCATGCATTCCACGTGACCGTCGGCTTGCTGGTGATCGCCGTGACTGCCTGTGCAAGCCTTGCTTCCGCAGTCAGCCAGACGCATGCGGAGCGGCTCGATATTCTCGCGCTCTATTGGCACTTCGTCGATGGGGTCTGGTTAGTTGTGTTTACGGTGGTCTATGTCTTGGGCGTGTAA